Proteins encoded by one window of Mycolicibacterium sp. ND9-15:
- a CDS encoding cupin domain-containing protein, which translates to MTIDDNGPRPNAFDIETATRQNENYRTVAWTGKYLQVTLMSIPVGESIGLEVHPNTDQFLRLDAGQGRAVMGPAKDRLDFQRDVSDGWSIQVPAGTWHDVINTGDEPLRVYVIYAPVHHASGVVQPTSAEAARDESAGTDEPPAWTAQPKETAPDQHAG; encoded by the coding sequence ATGACGATCGATGACAACGGGCCCCGCCCCAACGCCTTCGACATCGAAACGGCCACCCGCCAGAACGAGAACTATCGGACGGTGGCCTGGACCGGGAAGTACCTCCAGGTCACCCTGATGTCCATTCCGGTTGGCGAGTCCATCGGCCTGGAAGTCCACCCCAATACCGATCAGTTCCTGCGTCTCGACGCCGGCCAGGGCAGGGCCGTCATGGGCCCAGCCAAGGACCGCCTCGATTTTCAGCGAGACGTCTCGGACGGTTGGTCCATTCAAGTTCCCGCCGGCACCTGGCACGACGTGATCAACACCGGTGACGAACCGCTGCGGGTCTACGTGATCTATGCCCCGGTGCATCACGCATCCGGCGTGGTCCAGCCGACAAGCGCCGAGGCCGCACGGGACGAATCGGCCGGCACCGACGAGCCCCCCGCCTGGACTGCTCAGCCCAAGGAAACGGCGCCCGATCAGCACGCCGGCTGA